Proteins encoded by one window of Rattus rattus isolate New Zealand chromosome 10, Rrattus_CSIRO_v1, whole genome shotgun sequence:
- the LOC116911672 gene encoding intelectin-1a yields the protein MTQLGFLLFLIVATRGGSAAKEDLETNKGTHSFFDSLSRSCKEIKEENTGAQDGLYFLRTENGVIYQTFCDMTTAGGGWTLVASVHENNMRGKCTVGDRWSSQQGNRADYPEGDGNWANYNTFGSAEGATSDDYKNPGYFDIQAENLGIWHVPNNSPLHNWRNSSLLRYRTFTGFLQHLGHNLFGLYQKYPVKYGEGKCWTDNGPALPVVYDFGDAQKTASYYSPYGQREFTAGFVQFRVYNNERAASALCAGVRVTGCNSEAHCIGGGGFFPEGNPLQCGDFGAFDWNGYGTHTGYSSSREITEAAVLLFYR from the exons ATGACCCAACTcggctttctgctgtttctcaTCGTTGCCACCAGAGGGGGCAGTGCGG CTAAAGAGGACCTGGAAACCAACAAAGGGACCCATTCTTTCTTTGACTCTCTGTCCAGAAGCTGCAAGGAAATCAAGGAGGAGAACACAGGGGCTCAAG ATGGCCTCTATTTCCTGCGCACGGAGAATGGTGTCATCTACCAGACCTTCTGTGACATGACCACTGCAGGTGGTGGCTGGACCCTGGTGGCTAGCGTGCATGAGAACAACATGCGTGGGAAGTGCACAGTGGGCGATCGGTGGTCCAGTCAGCAAGGCAACAGAGCAGATTACCCAGAGGGGGATGGCAATTGGGCCAACTACAACACCTTTGGGTCTGCAGAGGGTGCCACAAGTGATGACTACAAG AACCCTGGCTACTTCGACATCCAGGCTGAGAACCTGGGCATCTGGCACGTGCCCAACAACAGCCCCCTGCACAACTGGAGGAACAGCTCCCTGCTGAGGTACCGCACCTTCACTGGCTTCCTGCAGCATCTGGGCCATAATCTGTTTGGCCTCTACCAG AAGTACCCGGTGAAATATGGAGAAGGAAAGTGTTGGACTGACAATGGCCCAGCGTTACCTGTGGTCTATGACTTTGGTGATGCTCAGAAGACAGCTTCTTATTATTCCCCCTATGGCCAGA GGGAATTCACTGCAGGATTTGTTCAGTTCAGAGTGTATAATAATGAGAGAGCGGCCAGTGCCTTGTGTGCTGGCGTGAGGGTCACTGGATGCAATTCTGAAGCT CACTGCATCGGCGGAGGAGGATTCTTTCCAGAAGGTAACCCCTTGCAGTGTGGAGACTTCGGGGCGTTTGATTGGAACGGATACGGAACTCACACTGGGTACAGCAGTAGCCGGGAGATAACTGAAGCAGCCGTGCTTCTGTTCTATCGCTGA